The Bacteroidales bacterium DNA window TAATCATATCCGGGAACAATTTCAAAACCAGGACAATGATGCATTGAGTTTCTTGGACGACTTTAAACTTGATCTTTATTCGGAAGAGATTTACACGTTTAGTCCTAAAGGTGATATGATCAAGTTACCGGTCAACTCATCCGCACTCGATTTTGCCTATGCCATTCACTCCGAAATCGGCAACCGCAGTATTGGCGCCAAAGTCAATCTGGCCCTTGTCCCTTTGAAACACCAGCTCAAAAGCGGCGACCAGGTGGAGATCATCACTTCAAAAGTCCAAAAGCCACAGGCCGAATGGTTGGAGTTTGTGTTAACCTCCCGCGCCAAAAGTTATATTAAAGAGTCGCTGAAGGTGGAGAAAAAAAAGTTCTATAACGACGGGAAAGAAAAACTGAAAGAACTCCACGAAGCTATTGGAGTTGAGTTTAACAGGCAAAACATTAAAAAACTGCAGGATTTTTTTTCCATTGATAGCGTAGTTGATTTGTTTTATGACGTAGCAACCGGAAAAATCGGTCTGACTGAAATGAAAAAATGCTGGAAAATATCTGATAAAAGCCCGTGGTTCATGCCATTTATTCCATTTACAAAAAGTAAACAGACCACTGAAAAAGAAAACCATGAACCTTTAGCCGAGCGAATCAGAAATAAACCGGAAGAAGTAGTTCTCGGCGAATCCATAGATACCGATTATAGAATCGCTAATTGTTGCAATCCCATCGCTGGTGACGACGTGATCGGACTGATCACACCGAAAATGCCGATTCTTATCCACCGGGCAAACTGCAAGATTGCTCAAAGCATGATGTCAAGTTTTGGTAATCGCATCGTTAAAGCAAAATGGAACAAGAAAGATCCGGTGCTTTTTCTGGCAGGAATTAAATTTACAGGAATTGATAAAATCGGGCTGATCTTTCAACTGACCGAAATTATTTCGAATAAATATAAGCTTAAAATAAGGTCGTTCAATCTCACCAGTTCAAATGAGGTTTCCGAAGGTAAAATCATGCTATATGTCCGGGATACGCAAAACCTGAATGACCTGATCAATGAGATCAAAACCATTAAAGAAATCAAAAAAATCAGCCGGATGAACCCGGAATAAAAAAAATCCTTCCGCTTTAAAAAAAAGTAGCTGATGAATAAAAAATTATATTTTTGTCACCTATTAATTTTTATTTTGACTAAATAATAACTTATAGCGGTCAATGCCATGTTTAACGAGATAAAAGAAAGAAATTTTTCTTTCGATGCAATAAAGAAAATCTTTATTGAATACCTCGAACAGAAAAAACACAGAAAAACTCCGGAACGGTTTACGATCCTAAAAGAGATCTATAATACCGACGGGCACTTTGATGTGGAAACACTCTACATCAGGATGAAAAATAACAAATACAGGGTGAGCCGCGCTACACTCTACAATACCATTGAACTTTTGCTCGACTGTGACCTGCTGATTAAGCACAATTTTGGAAGCAATTGCGCCCAATTCGAACGTTCATTCAGATTTAACAAACATGATCACTTTATTTGTATTGACACTGGTGTCGTCAAAGAGTTCTACGATCCCAGGATCACTGAAATTAAAGCCTCAATCGAAAGAGAACTTGGTGTAAAGATCACTCATCATTCTCTCACTTTCTACGGTCAATGCAACGGTCATGAACTGAACCCGGCTGAAAACCAGAATTAGCCAACAGATCATCTTAA harbors:
- a CDS encoding transcriptional repressor, giving the protein MFNEIKERNFSFDAIKKIFIEYLEQKKHRKTPERFTILKEIYNTDGHFDVETLYIRMKNNKYRVSRATLYNTIELLLDCDLLIKHNFGSNCAQFERSFRFNKHDHFICIDTGVVKEFYDPRITEIKASIERELGVKITHHSLTFYGQCNGHELNPAENQN